A genome region from Setaria italica strain Yugu1 chromosome III, Setaria_italica_v2.0, whole genome shotgun sequence includes the following:
- the LOC101765653 gene encoding putative disease resistance protein RGA3 isoform X3, whose translation MIIATKVFGRRKESEEVIGWLTKPSVGDAEIEVSKVSVVSIVGHGGMGKTTLAQLIHNDDTIKRHFDKVIWACVSTTFNATTVIRNILENATWATNGASTLDALQKILREKVDSLKFLVILDDVWEDKTDDQWGKLFAPLRAGKNGSKILLTTRMKGVAEMADQVMRGENKLLELQGLDEDDNIELFSHHAFPSCGLQDDAAFKRTGEQIAKNLRGCPLVTKVVGAHLRDNMRLDYWNEFLTQSLKHFYGGSEDIMDVLKLSYYHLPPVLQTCFRFCSLFPQDYRFGKDQLVEMWVDSGLISQDASGTQSLVDVGEKYLVQLTRKSFFDLRCPVDLVGQEDRESGYYVMHDLMHDLATNVSFGECLRMVDGGSLENVPSTVRHVRVEHIHNFPMEKVKKISCLENLRTIIIVKDILHSSVEENIDILNTVEELVESSKSLRLFQTNLRHRSHFASKLAKLKHLRCIIFQYTPTTQESMSGVFKLYHLRKLIWRSTKIGSKQVRDVGYLDRLQYVSYQPFGYRCSMVPVARLTSLRVLENYHITRIKGYNMSALKDLGSLRSLSVDTLENVDNQEEAKKAKMKEKKCLVSLRLGWTECDGVRSRTDELILDSLEPHANLKELCISRFRGSRIPHWIAESRVENLVELDFNFCEHIEELPSLGKLLKLKDLTLRGLISLRRIGQPSNASGDGRMELFLPPSLQKLNIEQCLKLEELPLLPPSLVRLDLEEVGLIRLPRIVKLHSSNDESISSKWLEIMVRSCQCLTSLEGSLFEQKQCIQVIREMSIIDCMHLESAPFPFEEMNELREIHIENCPELRLLSGAGDKLPLPSLKTLAMGRCGDFELLLLESLQVFTNLSYLRLSNCSVVESLPSADVFANLTSLRIIRLNGCRNLSSLGGLRSLPRLEDLELLNCSKLAEAGLSLTFGVSGCEEEPGSFKQIRYIRIDHPALLLVEPVRSLCPTSILEIEDGSEMLDAIEPWLLRNCTSLQQLWILDVNLESLPLRLSELSSLETLRLFNSDQLRSLPNVPSSLQTLYIKSCHSELRKKASERGSVEWNKISHIPDVQIGDYYFSKGEHVHTDISRDPCFQMQEVIFRGTYWTRTWAVLSKEEEKNEMKNNCSRLEGTALEFFSNKYGWNFRRRILQ comes from the coding sequence ATGATAATTGCAACTAAAGTGTTTGGTCGGCGCAAGGAGTCAGAGGAAGTAATTGGATGGCTGACCAAGCCATCAGTTGGAGATGCTGAAATTGAGGTGAGCAAAGTATCTGTTGTTTCCATAGTTGGTCACGGTGGGATGGGCAAAACTACCCTAGCACAACTCATACACAATGATGACACTATCAAAAGGCATTTTGATAAGGTGATCTGGGCATGTGTATCCACTACCTTTAATGCAACGACTGTCATAAGGAATATATTGGAAAATGCTACTTGGGCAACAAATGGTGCCAGTACTTTGGATGCATTGCAGAAAATTCTTAGAGAGAAAGTAGATTCCCTAAAATTCTTGGTTATTTTGGATGATGTTTGGGAGGACAAGACAGATGACCAATGGGGGAAGTTATTTGCTCCTTTGAGGGCAGGGAAGAATGGAAGCAAGATCTTGCTGACAACCCGCATGAAAGGAGTCGCAGAAATGGCAGATCAAGTTATGAGAGGTGAAAATAAACTCCTTGAATTGCAAGGCCTAGATGAAGATGATAATATAGAGCTTTTCAGCCATCATGCTTTTCCCAGCTGTGGTCTCCAAGATGATGCAGCCTTTAAACGAACTGGAGAACAAATTGCCAAGAATCTCAGAGGCTGTCCCTTGGTGACAAAGGTTGTTGGCGCGCATCTGCGTGATAATATGAGATTGGATTATTGGAACGAGTTCCTGACGCAAAGTTTGAAACATTTTTATGGAGGTTCAGAGGATATTATGGATGTTCTAAAGCTAAGCTACTACCACCTACCACCAGTGCTGCAAACTTGTTTTCGGTTTTGCAGCTTATTCCCGCAAGATTATCGATTTGGAAAGGATCAGTTAGTGGAGATGTGGGTTGACTCAGGTTTGATCTCGCAGGATGCGTCTGGAACTCAAAGTCTAGTGGATGTTGGAGAAAAATACCTGGTTCAACTGACCAGAAAATCATTCTTCGATCTCAGATGCCCTGTAGATCTTGTTGGTCAAGAAGACAGAGAATCTGGATACTATGTCATGCATGACTTAATGCATGATTTAGCAACGAATGTTTCATTTGGAGAATGTTTACGCATGGTTGATGGTGGCAGCCTTGAGAATGTGCCGAGCACAGTTCGACACGTTCGTGTTGAACATATTCATAATTTTCCTATGGAAAAGGTGAAGAAAATTTCCTGTTTGGAAAATCTGCGTACCATTATTATTGTCAAAGATATTCTTCACAGTAGTGTGGAAGAAAACATAGATATTCTAAATACAGTGGAAGAGCTTGTTGAGAGTTCAAAATCATTGCGTCTATTTCAAACAAACTTGCGGCACAGATCCCATTTTGCAAGCAAACTTGCCAAGTTAAAGCACCTTCGTTGCATCATATTCCAATACACACCCACGACACAAGAGAGCATGTCTGGGGTTTTCAAATTATATCACTTAAGAAAACTAATATGGAGATCTACGAAGATAGGATCAAAACAAGTGAGGGATGTTGGGTACCTTGACCGCTTGCAATACGTGTCATATCAACCATTTGGATACAGATGCAGTATGGTCCCAGTAGCAAGACTTACTTCTCTTCGAGTCTTAGAAAATTATCATATCACGAGAATAAAAGGTTACAATATGAGTGCTCTCAAGGATTTGGGAAGCCTCCGTAGTCTTTCTGTTGATACCCTTGAGAATGTTGATAACCAAGAAGAAGCTAAGAAGGCCAAgatgaaggaaaagaaatgccTCGTGTCATTACGGCTAGGATGGACTGAATGCGATGGTGTCCGAAGTAGAACGGATGAACTGATTCTTGACAGCCTTGAGCCACATGCCAATCTTAAGGAACTATGTATTTCACGTTTCCGTGGCAGTAGAATTCCACATTGGATTGCAGAATCCCGCGTAGAAAACCTTGTAGAGCTTGACTTCAACTTCTGTGAACATATCGAAGAACTTCCAAGCCTTGGAAAGTTACTGAAGCTAAAGGATTTAACATTACGTGGTCTTATTAGTCTGAGAAGAATTGGTCAGCCATCAAATGCCTCAGGAGATGGGCGTATGGAGTTGTTCCTGCCACCAAGTCTTCAAAAACTTAATATAGAACAATGCTTAAAACTTGAGGAATTGCCTCTTCTACCTCCTAGCTTAGTGAGGTTGGACCTAGAAGAGGTCGGGTTGATCAGGCTTCCAAGGATAGTAAAGCTGCATAGCAGTAATGATGAAAGTATATCATCCAAATGGCTGGAGATCATGGTCAGATCTTGTCAGTGTTTAACTTCACTTGAGGGGAGCTTATTTGAGCAAAAACAATGCATCCAAGTAATACGTGAAATGAGCATCATTGACTGCATGCATCTGGAGTCTGCACCCTTTCCATTTGAAGAAATGAATGAACTTCGAGAGATTCACATAGAAAATTGTCCAGAGTTGAGGCTGCTAAGTGGTGCTGGAGATAAACTCCCGCTACCATCGCTTAAAACTCTAGCAATGGGGCGGTGTGGTGACTTCGAACTTCTGCTGCTTGAGTCACTGCAAGTGTTTACCAATCTCTCCTACTTGAGGCTCAGCAACTGCTCGGTAGTGGAATCCCTCCCATCCGCAGATGTATTTGCGAATCTCACGTCGTTGCGAATCATTAGGCTGAATGGATGCAGGAATCTGTCATCCCTGGGTGGGCTCAGATCCCTTCCACGCCTTGAGGATTTAGAACTCTTGAACTGCAGTAAACTCGCAGAGGCTGGGCTATCGCTAACTTTTGGTGTATCTGGTTGCGAAGAAGAGCCTGGAAGCTTCAAGCAAATCAGGTATATTAGGATCGACCACCCGGCCTTGCTGCTTGTTGAGCCAGTGAGGAGTCTATGCCCAACCTCTATTCTGGAGATTGAAGACGGGTCAGAAATGTTGGACGCAATTGAGCCATGGTTGCTACGGAATTGTACATCCCTACAACAACTATGGATACTTGATGTCAATTTGGAATCGCTTCCACTGAGATTAAGTGAACTCTCCTCTCTTGAGACGTTGCGCCTATTTAATTCCGATCAACTCCGTTCATTACCAAATGTGCCCTCCTCCCTTCAGACTCTGTATATTAAGAGTTGTCATTCAGAACTGCGGAAGAAGGCTTCGGAACGTGGAAGCGTTGAATGGAACAAGATTTCCCACATCCCTGACGTGCAAATTG
- the LOC101765653 gene encoding putative disease resistance protein RGA3 isoform X2 encodes MAPAAALVFAGKSVAIPAISFLVNKAFAYLNQYWKTEGIDEMKSRILLALPKIQAVFDVVNPERIKEESIALDAWLWHLRDAVEKAEDAVDEIEYYELKEKAKDLKVSDWGSSFAKMKHSAIKSVKHASIVDKAVKGLSHRGTLRRLQKALEGLDKAAAGVVGFLALADHLGGSTSRQEEDSLNKDRETGSMIIATKVFGRRKESEEVIGWLTKPSVGDAEIEVSKVSVVSIVGHGGMGKTTLAQLIHNDDTIKRHFDKVIWACVSTTFNATTVIRNILENATWATNGASTLDALQKILREKVDSLKFLVILDDVWEDKTDDQWGKLFAPLRAGKNGSKILLTTRMKGVAEMADQVMRGENKLLELQGLDEDDNIELFSHHAFPSCGLQDDAAFKRTGEQIAKNLRGCPLVTKVVGAHLRDNMRLDYWNEFLTQSLKHFYGGSEDIMDVLKLSYYHLPPVLQTCFRFCSLFPQDYRFGKDQLVEMWVDSGLISQDASGTQSLVDVGEKYLVQLTRKSFFDLRCPVDLVGQEDRESGYYVMHDLMHDLATNVSFGECLRMVDGGSLENVPSTVRHVRVEHIHNFPMEKVKKISCLENLRTIIIVKDILHSSVEENIDILNTVEELVESSKSLRLFQTNLRHRSHFASKLAKLKHLRCIIFQYTPTTQESMSGVFKLYHLRKLIWRSTKIGSKQVRDVGYLDRLQYVSYQPFGYRCSMVPVARLTSLRVLENYHITRIKGYNMSALKDLGSLRSLSVDTLENVDNQEEAKKAKMKEKKCLVSLRLGWTECDGVRSRTDELILDSLEPHANLKELCISRFRGSRIPHWIAESRVENLVELDFNFCEHIEELPSLGKLLKLKDLTLRGLISLRRIGQPSNASGDGRMELFLPPSLQKLNIEQCLKLEELPLLPPSLVRLDLEEVGLIRLPRIVKLHSSNDESISSKWLEIMVRSCQCLTSLEGSLFEQKQCIQVIREMSIIDCMHLESAPFPFEEMNELREIHIENCPELRLLSGAGDKLPLPSLKTLAMGRCGDFELLLLESLQVFTNLSYLRLSNCSVVESLPSADVFANLTSLRIIRLNGCRNLSSLGGLRSLPRLEDLELLNCSKLAEAGLSLTFGVSGCEEEPGSFKQIRYIRIDHPALLLVEPVRSLCPTSILEIEDGSEMLDAIEPWLLRNCTSLQQLWILDVNLESLPLRLSELSSLETLRLFNSDQLRSLPNVPSSLQTLYIKSCHSELRKKASERGSVEWNKISHIPDVQIGDYYFSKGEHVHTDISRDPCFQMQEVMNHTNKTWCWSTA; translated from the coding sequence ATGGCTCCTGCAGCCGCACTCGTGTTTGCTGGGAAGTCAGTGGCAATTCCGGCCATCTCCTTCTTGGTCAACAAGGCCTTTGCCTACCTAAATCAGTACTGGAAAACTGAAGGAATAGATGAGATGAAGAGCAGGATACTGCTTGCCTTGCCAAAGATCCAAGCTGTGTTTGATGTGGTCAACCCGGAACGCATCAAGGAGGAGAGCATCGCACTAGATGCATGGCTGTGGCATCTCAGGGATGCGGTGGAGAAGGCTGAGGATGCTGTTGATGAAATTGAGTACTACGAACTCAAGGAGAAGGCGAAGGACCTAAAGGTTAGTGACTGGGGCTCCTCTTTTGCTAAGATGAAGCATAGTGCTATCAAGTCTGTTAAGCATGCTAGTATTGTGGATAAGGCTGTCAAAGGTTTGAGTCACCGTGGCACTCTCAGGAGGCTGCAGAAAGCTCTGGAGGGTTTAGACAAGGCTGCTGCAGGTGTTGTGGGTTTTCTCGCACTCGCGGATCACCTCGGAGGAAGTACAAGTCGTCAGGAAGAGGATTCTCTGAACAAGGATCGTGAAACAGGGTCCATGATAATTGCAACTAAAGTGTTTGGTCGGCGCAAGGAGTCAGAGGAAGTAATTGGATGGCTGACCAAGCCATCAGTTGGAGATGCTGAAATTGAGGTGAGCAAAGTATCTGTTGTTTCCATAGTTGGTCACGGTGGGATGGGCAAAACTACCCTAGCACAACTCATACACAATGATGACACTATCAAAAGGCATTTTGATAAGGTGATCTGGGCATGTGTATCCACTACCTTTAATGCAACGACTGTCATAAGGAATATATTGGAAAATGCTACTTGGGCAACAAATGGTGCCAGTACTTTGGATGCATTGCAGAAAATTCTTAGAGAGAAAGTAGATTCCCTAAAATTCTTGGTTATTTTGGATGATGTTTGGGAGGACAAGACAGATGACCAATGGGGGAAGTTATTTGCTCCTTTGAGGGCAGGGAAGAATGGAAGCAAGATCTTGCTGACAACCCGCATGAAAGGAGTCGCAGAAATGGCAGATCAAGTTATGAGAGGTGAAAATAAACTCCTTGAATTGCAAGGCCTAGATGAAGATGATAATATAGAGCTTTTCAGCCATCATGCTTTTCCCAGCTGTGGTCTCCAAGATGATGCAGCCTTTAAACGAACTGGAGAACAAATTGCCAAGAATCTCAGAGGCTGTCCCTTGGTGACAAAGGTTGTTGGCGCGCATCTGCGTGATAATATGAGATTGGATTATTGGAACGAGTTCCTGACGCAAAGTTTGAAACATTTTTATGGAGGTTCAGAGGATATTATGGATGTTCTAAAGCTAAGCTACTACCACCTACCACCAGTGCTGCAAACTTGTTTTCGGTTTTGCAGCTTATTCCCGCAAGATTATCGATTTGGAAAGGATCAGTTAGTGGAGATGTGGGTTGACTCAGGTTTGATCTCGCAGGATGCGTCTGGAACTCAAAGTCTAGTGGATGTTGGAGAAAAATACCTGGTTCAACTGACCAGAAAATCATTCTTCGATCTCAGATGCCCTGTAGATCTTGTTGGTCAAGAAGACAGAGAATCTGGATACTATGTCATGCATGACTTAATGCATGATTTAGCAACGAATGTTTCATTTGGAGAATGTTTACGCATGGTTGATGGTGGCAGCCTTGAGAATGTGCCGAGCACAGTTCGACACGTTCGTGTTGAACATATTCATAATTTTCCTATGGAAAAGGTGAAGAAAATTTCCTGTTTGGAAAATCTGCGTACCATTATTATTGTCAAAGATATTCTTCACAGTAGTGTGGAAGAAAACATAGATATTCTAAATACAGTGGAAGAGCTTGTTGAGAGTTCAAAATCATTGCGTCTATTTCAAACAAACTTGCGGCACAGATCCCATTTTGCAAGCAAACTTGCCAAGTTAAAGCACCTTCGTTGCATCATATTCCAATACACACCCACGACACAAGAGAGCATGTCTGGGGTTTTCAAATTATATCACTTAAGAAAACTAATATGGAGATCTACGAAGATAGGATCAAAACAAGTGAGGGATGTTGGGTACCTTGACCGCTTGCAATACGTGTCATATCAACCATTTGGATACAGATGCAGTATGGTCCCAGTAGCAAGACTTACTTCTCTTCGAGTCTTAGAAAATTATCATATCACGAGAATAAAAGGTTACAATATGAGTGCTCTCAAGGATTTGGGAAGCCTCCGTAGTCTTTCTGTTGATACCCTTGAGAATGTTGATAACCAAGAAGAAGCTAAGAAGGCCAAgatgaaggaaaagaaatgccTCGTGTCATTACGGCTAGGATGGACTGAATGCGATGGTGTCCGAAGTAGAACGGATGAACTGATTCTTGACAGCCTTGAGCCACATGCCAATCTTAAGGAACTATGTATTTCACGTTTCCGTGGCAGTAGAATTCCACATTGGATTGCAGAATCCCGCGTAGAAAACCTTGTAGAGCTTGACTTCAACTTCTGTGAACATATCGAAGAACTTCCAAGCCTTGGAAAGTTACTGAAGCTAAAGGATTTAACATTACGTGGTCTTATTAGTCTGAGAAGAATTGGTCAGCCATCAAATGCCTCAGGAGATGGGCGTATGGAGTTGTTCCTGCCACCAAGTCTTCAAAAACTTAATATAGAACAATGCTTAAAACTTGAGGAATTGCCTCTTCTACCTCCTAGCTTAGTGAGGTTGGACCTAGAAGAGGTCGGGTTGATCAGGCTTCCAAGGATAGTAAAGCTGCATAGCAGTAATGATGAAAGTATATCATCCAAATGGCTGGAGATCATGGTCAGATCTTGTCAGTGTTTAACTTCACTTGAGGGGAGCTTATTTGAGCAAAAACAATGCATCCAAGTAATACGTGAAATGAGCATCATTGACTGCATGCATCTGGAGTCTGCACCCTTTCCATTTGAAGAAATGAATGAACTTCGAGAGATTCACATAGAAAATTGTCCAGAGTTGAGGCTGCTAAGTGGTGCTGGAGATAAACTCCCGCTACCATCGCTTAAAACTCTAGCAATGGGGCGGTGTGGTGACTTCGAACTTCTGCTGCTTGAGTCACTGCAAGTGTTTACCAATCTCTCCTACTTGAGGCTCAGCAACTGCTCGGTAGTGGAATCCCTCCCATCCGCAGATGTATTTGCGAATCTCACGTCGTTGCGAATCATTAGGCTGAATGGATGCAGGAATCTGTCATCCCTGGGTGGGCTCAGATCCCTTCCACGCCTTGAGGATTTAGAACTCTTGAACTGCAGTAAACTCGCAGAGGCTGGGCTATCGCTAACTTTTGGTGTATCTGGTTGCGAAGAAGAGCCTGGAAGCTTCAAGCAAATCAGGTATATTAGGATCGACCACCCGGCCTTGCTGCTTGTTGAGCCAGTGAGGAGTCTATGCCCAACCTCTATTCTGGAGATTGAAGACGGGTCAGAAATGTTGGACGCAATTGAGCCATGGTTGCTACGGAATTGTACATCCCTACAACAACTATGGATACTTGATGTCAATTTGGAATCGCTTCCACTGAGATTAAGTGAACTCTCCTCTCTTGAGACGTTGCGCCTATTTAATTCCGATCAACTCCGTTCATTACCAAATGTGCCCTCCTCCCTTCAGACTCTGTATATTAAGAGTTGTCATTCAGAACTGCGGAAGAAGGCTTCGGAACGTGGAAGCGTTGAATGGAACAAGATTTCCCACATCCCTGACGTGCAAATTG
- the LOC101765653 gene encoding putative disease resistance protein RGA3 isoform X1, which yields MAPAAALVFAGKSVAIPAISFLVNKAFAYLNQYWKTEGIDEMKSRILLALPKIQAVFDVVNPERIKEESIALDAWLWHLRDAVEKAEDAVDEIEYYELKEKAKDLKVSDWGSSFAKMKHSAIKSVKHASIVDKAVKGLSHRGTLRRLQKALEGLDKAAAGVVGFLALADHLGGSTSRQEEDSLNKDRETGSMIIATKVFGRRKESEEVIGWLTKPSVGDAEIEVSKVSVVSIVGHGGMGKTTLAQLIHNDDTIKRHFDKVIWACVSTTFNATTVIRNILENATWATNGASTLDALQKILREKVDSLKFLVILDDVWEDKTDDQWGKLFAPLRAGKNGSKILLTTRMKGVAEMADQVMRGENKLLELQGLDEDDNIELFSHHAFPSCGLQDDAAFKRTGEQIAKNLRGCPLVTKVVGAHLRDNMRLDYWNEFLTQSLKHFYGGSEDIMDVLKLSYYHLPPVLQTCFRFCSLFPQDYRFGKDQLVEMWVDSGLISQDASGTQSLVDVGEKYLVQLTRKSFFDLRCPVDLVGQEDRESGYYVMHDLMHDLATNVSFGECLRMVDGGSLENVPSTVRHVRVEHIHNFPMEKVKKISCLENLRTIIIVKDILHSSVEENIDILNTVEELVESSKSLRLFQTNLRHRSHFASKLAKLKHLRCIIFQYTPTTQESMSGVFKLYHLRKLIWRSTKIGSKQVRDVGYLDRLQYVSYQPFGYRCSMVPVARLTSLRVLENYHITRIKGYNMSALKDLGSLRSLSVDTLENVDNQEEAKKAKMKEKKCLVSLRLGWTECDGVRSRTDELILDSLEPHANLKELCISRFRGSRIPHWIAESRVENLVELDFNFCEHIEELPSLGKLLKLKDLTLRGLISLRRIGQPSNASGDGRMELFLPPSLQKLNIEQCLKLEELPLLPPSLVRLDLEEVGLIRLPRIVKLHSSNDESISSKWLEIMVRSCQCLTSLEGSLFEQKQCIQVIREMSIIDCMHLESAPFPFEEMNELREIHIENCPELRLLSGAGDKLPLPSLKTLAMGRCGDFELLLLESLQVFTNLSYLRLSNCSVVESLPSADVFANLTSLRIIRLNGCRNLSSLGGLRSLPRLEDLELLNCSKLAEAGLSLTFGVSGCEEEPGSFKQIRYIRIDHPALLLVEPVRSLCPTSILEIEDGSEMLDAIEPWLLRNCTSLQQLWILDVNLESLPLRLSELSSLETLRLFNSDQLRSLPNVPSSLQTLYIKSCHSELRKKASERGSVEWNKISHIPDVQIGDYYFSKGEHVHTDISRDPCFQMQEVIFRGTYWTRTWAVLSKEEEKNEMKNNCSRLEGTALEFFSNKYGWNFRRRILQ from the coding sequence ATGGCTCCTGCAGCCGCACTCGTGTTTGCTGGGAAGTCAGTGGCAATTCCGGCCATCTCCTTCTTGGTCAACAAGGCCTTTGCCTACCTAAATCAGTACTGGAAAACTGAAGGAATAGATGAGATGAAGAGCAGGATACTGCTTGCCTTGCCAAAGATCCAAGCTGTGTTTGATGTGGTCAACCCGGAACGCATCAAGGAGGAGAGCATCGCACTAGATGCATGGCTGTGGCATCTCAGGGATGCGGTGGAGAAGGCTGAGGATGCTGTTGATGAAATTGAGTACTACGAACTCAAGGAGAAGGCGAAGGACCTAAAGGTTAGTGACTGGGGCTCCTCTTTTGCTAAGATGAAGCATAGTGCTATCAAGTCTGTTAAGCATGCTAGTATTGTGGATAAGGCTGTCAAAGGTTTGAGTCACCGTGGCACTCTCAGGAGGCTGCAGAAAGCTCTGGAGGGTTTAGACAAGGCTGCTGCAGGTGTTGTGGGTTTTCTCGCACTCGCGGATCACCTCGGAGGAAGTACAAGTCGTCAGGAAGAGGATTCTCTGAACAAGGATCGTGAAACAGGGTCCATGATAATTGCAACTAAAGTGTTTGGTCGGCGCAAGGAGTCAGAGGAAGTAATTGGATGGCTGACCAAGCCATCAGTTGGAGATGCTGAAATTGAGGTGAGCAAAGTATCTGTTGTTTCCATAGTTGGTCACGGTGGGATGGGCAAAACTACCCTAGCACAACTCATACACAATGATGACACTATCAAAAGGCATTTTGATAAGGTGATCTGGGCATGTGTATCCACTACCTTTAATGCAACGACTGTCATAAGGAATATATTGGAAAATGCTACTTGGGCAACAAATGGTGCCAGTACTTTGGATGCATTGCAGAAAATTCTTAGAGAGAAAGTAGATTCCCTAAAATTCTTGGTTATTTTGGATGATGTTTGGGAGGACAAGACAGATGACCAATGGGGGAAGTTATTTGCTCCTTTGAGGGCAGGGAAGAATGGAAGCAAGATCTTGCTGACAACCCGCATGAAAGGAGTCGCAGAAATGGCAGATCAAGTTATGAGAGGTGAAAATAAACTCCTTGAATTGCAAGGCCTAGATGAAGATGATAATATAGAGCTTTTCAGCCATCATGCTTTTCCCAGCTGTGGTCTCCAAGATGATGCAGCCTTTAAACGAACTGGAGAACAAATTGCCAAGAATCTCAGAGGCTGTCCCTTGGTGACAAAGGTTGTTGGCGCGCATCTGCGTGATAATATGAGATTGGATTATTGGAACGAGTTCCTGACGCAAAGTTTGAAACATTTTTATGGAGGTTCAGAGGATATTATGGATGTTCTAAAGCTAAGCTACTACCACCTACCACCAGTGCTGCAAACTTGTTTTCGGTTTTGCAGCTTATTCCCGCAAGATTATCGATTTGGAAAGGATCAGTTAGTGGAGATGTGGGTTGACTCAGGTTTGATCTCGCAGGATGCGTCTGGAACTCAAAGTCTAGTGGATGTTGGAGAAAAATACCTGGTTCAACTGACCAGAAAATCATTCTTCGATCTCAGATGCCCTGTAGATCTTGTTGGTCAAGAAGACAGAGAATCTGGATACTATGTCATGCATGACTTAATGCATGATTTAGCAACGAATGTTTCATTTGGAGAATGTTTACGCATGGTTGATGGTGGCAGCCTTGAGAATGTGCCGAGCACAGTTCGACACGTTCGTGTTGAACATATTCATAATTTTCCTATGGAAAAGGTGAAGAAAATTTCCTGTTTGGAAAATCTGCGTACCATTATTATTGTCAAAGATATTCTTCACAGTAGTGTGGAAGAAAACATAGATATTCTAAATACAGTGGAAGAGCTTGTTGAGAGTTCAAAATCATTGCGTCTATTTCAAACAAACTTGCGGCACAGATCCCATTTTGCAAGCAAACTTGCCAAGTTAAAGCACCTTCGTTGCATCATATTCCAATACACACCCACGACACAAGAGAGCATGTCTGGGGTTTTCAAATTATATCACTTAAGAAAACTAATATGGAGATCTACGAAGATAGGATCAAAACAAGTGAGGGATGTTGGGTACCTTGACCGCTTGCAATACGTGTCATATCAACCATTTGGATACAGATGCAGTATGGTCCCAGTAGCAAGACTTACTTCTCTTCGAGTCTTAGAAAATTATCATATCACGAGAATAAAAGGTTACAATATGAGTGCTCTCAAGGATTTGGGAAGCCTCCGTAGTCTTTCTGTTGATACCCTTGAGAATGTTGATAACCAAGAAGAAGCTAAGAAGGCCAAgatgaaggaaaagaaatgccTCGTGTCATTACGGCTAGGATGGACTGAATGCGATGGTGTCCGAAGTAGAACGGATGAACTGATTCTTGACAGCCTTGAGCCACATGCCAATCTTAAGGAACTATGTATTTCACGTTTCCGTGGCAGTAGAATTCCACATTGGATTGCAGAATCCCGCGTAGAAAACCTTGTAGAGCTTGACTTCAACTTCTGTGAACATATCGAAGAACTTCCAAGCCTTGGAAAGTTACTGAAGCTAAAGGATTTAACATTACGTGGTCTTATTAGTCTGAGAAGAATTGGTCAGCCATCAAATGCCTCAGGAGATGGGCGTATGGAGTTGTTCCTGCCACCAAGTCTTCAAAAACTTAATATAGAACAATGCTTAAAACTTGAGGAATTGCCTCTTCTACCTCCTAGCTTAGTGAGGTTGGACCTAGAAGAGGTCGGGTTGATCAGGCTTCCAAGGATAGTAAAGCTGCATAGCAGTAATGATGAAAGTATATCATCCAAATGGCTGGAGATCATGGTCAGATCTTGTCAGTGTTTAACTTCACTTGAGGGGAGCTTATTTGAGCAAAAACAATGCATCCAAGTAATACGTGAAATGAGCATCATTGACTGCATGCATCTGGAGTCTGCACCCTTTCCATTTGAAGAAATGAATGAACTTCGAGAGATTCACATAGAAAATTGTCCAGAGTTGAGGCTGCTAAGTGGTGCTGGAGATAAACTCCCGCTACCATCGCTTAAAACTCTAGCAATGGGGCGGTGTGGTGACTTCGAACTTCTGCTGCTTGAGTCACTGCAAGTGTTTACCAATCTCTCCTACTTGAGGCTCAGCAACTGCTCGGTAGTGGAATCCCTCCCATCCGCAGATGTATTTGCGAATCTCACGTCGTTGCGAATCATTAGGCTGAATGGATGCAGGAATCTGTCATCCCTGGGTGGGCTCAGATCCCTTCCACGCCTTGAGGATTTAGAACTCTTGAACTGCAGTAAACTCGCAGAGGCTGGGCTATCGCTAACTTTTGGTGTATCTGGTTGCGAAGAAGAGCCTGGAAGCTTCAAGCAAATCAGGTATATTAGGATCGACCACCCGGCCTTGCTGCTTGTTGAGCCAGTGAGGAGTCTATGCCCAACCTCTATTCTGGAGATTGAAGACGGGTCAGAAATGTTGGACGCAATTGAGCCATGGTTGCTACGGAATTGTACATCCCTACAACAACTATGGATACTTGATGTCAATTTGGAATCGCTTCCACTGAGATTAAGTGAACTCTCCTCTCTTGAGACGTTGCGCCTATTTAATTCCGATCAACTCCGTTCATTACCAAATGTGCCCTCCTCCCTTCAGACTCTGTATATTAAGAGTTGTCATTCAGAACTGCGGAAGAAGGCTTCGGAACGTGGAAGCGTTGAATGGAACAAGATTTCCCACATCCCTGACGTGCAAATTG